The Corvus hawaiiensis isolate bCorHaw1 chromosome 2, bCorHaw1.pri.cur, whole genome shotgun sequence genome includes a window with the following:
- the MRPS31 gene encoding 28S ribosomal protein S31, mitochondrial isoform X1: protein MWGRVRGCGGLAARLLGAAAVRPHGRPHGGPHSKQELFSTSSVLSTDKDKSAASKDSTPGGASKRQEDGAETPKQQLLDIISNMKVEVSYRKKLQQLKASERKKQALNKLEGPDSEGSVPQGTTEDTQRGKPLNPELVKAASAVASSLPRNKKQTESELLAQLRRHEETTDKQKKGGTVNIRNVISEMTVKRQTPAQRSARISGRISLQLDEDGRRIRPERSSAQSIDSRRSLKVGKRLNIFTKASTEPEDALKIVSSPTIWDLEFAKEVAAVTAQPPRNGFEEMIQWTKEGILWEFPIDNEVGMEDDAEFHEHIFLEKHLEGFPSEGPIRHFMELVICGLSKNPYLSVKQKVEHIEWFQKYFEEKKELLQEI, encoded by the exons AGCAAACAGGAACTCTTCAGCACAAGCAGCGTGCTTTCTACTGACAAAGATAAATCTGCTGCTTCCAAAGACAGCACACCTGGAGGGGCATCAAAGAGACAGGAGGATGGAGCAGAAAcaccaaagcagcagctgttagACATTATTAGTAATATGAAAGTGGAAGTGAGCTACAGGAAGAAACTCCAACAATTAAAAGCCAGTGAGAGGAAAAAGCAAGCCCTGAACAAGCTGGAAGGCCCGGACAGTGAAGGTTCTGTGCCTCAGGGAACTACAGAAGACACCCAACG AGGCAAGCCTTTAAATCCAGAGCTGGTGAAGGCTGCTTCTGCGGTTGCATCTTCCCTTCCACGCAACAAGAAACAGACAGAATCAGAACTCCTTGCACAACTAAGAAGACATGAAGAAACCACAGATAAACAGAAGAAGGGGGGAACTGTTAACATACG caacGTTATTTCAGAAATGACAGTTAAAAGGCAGACCCCAGCTCAGAGGAGTGCAAGGATATCCGGTCGCATTTCCTTGCAGTTGGATGAGGATGGTCGAAGAATAAGGCCTGAAAGATCATCAGCTCAGTCTATTGACTCTAGAAG AAGTCTCAAAGTAGGAAAGAGGCTTAATATATTCACCAAGGCTTCTACAGAGCCGGAGGATGCACTGAAAATAG tgTCTTCACCAACAATTTGGGATCTGGAGTTTGCAAAGGAGGTTGCAGCAGTAACTGCACAGCCTCCCCGAAATGGTTTTGAGGAGATGATCCAGTGGACAAAAGAAGGAATACTGTGGGAGTTCCCAATTGACAATGAAGTTG GGATGGAGGATGATGCTGAATTTCATGAACATATCTTTCTGGAGAAACACCTCGAAGGCTTTCCCAGTGAAGGACCTATCCGCCACTTCATGGAACTAGTCATCTGTGGGCTTTCAAAAAACCCATACCTAAGTGTTAAGCAGAAGGTTGAACATATTGAGTGGTTTCAGAAGTATTTCgaggaaaagaaggaacttCTTCAAGAGATTTGA
- the MRPS31 gene encoding 28S ribosomal protein S31, mitochondrial isoform X2, with product MKVEVSYRKKLQQLKASERKKQALNKLEGPDSEGSVPQGTTEDTQRGKPLNPELVKAASAVASSLPRNKKQTESELLAQLRRHEETTDKQKKGGTVNIRNVISEMTVKRQTPAQRSARISGRISLQLDEDGRRIRPERSSAQSIDSRRSLKVGKRLNIFTKASTEPEDALKIVSSPTIWDLEFAKEVAAVTAQPPRNGFEEMIQWTKEGILWEFPIDNEVGMEDDAEFHEHIFLEKHLEGFPSEGPIRHFMELVICGLSKNPYLSVKQKVEHIEWFQKYFEEKKELLQEI from the exons ATGAAAGTGGAAGTGAGCTACAGGAAGAAACTCCAACAATTAAAAGCCAGTGAGAGGAAAAAGCAAGCCCTGAACAAGCTGGAAGGCCCGGACAGTGAAGGTTCTGTGCCTCAGGGAACTACAGAAGACACCCAACG AGGCAAGCCTTTAAATCCAGAGCTGGTGAAGGCTGCTTCTGCGGTTGCATCTTCCCTTCCACGCAACAAGAAACAGACAGAATCAGAACTCCTTGCACAACTAAGAAGACATGAAGAAACCACAGATAAACAGAAGAAGGGGGGAACTGTTAACATACG caacGTTATTTCAGAAATGACAGTTAAAAGGCAGACCCCAGCTCAGAGGAGTGCAAGGATATCCGGTCGCATTTCCTTGCAGTTGGATGAGGATGGTCGAAGAATAAGGCCTGAAAGATCATCAGCTCAGTCTATTGACTCTAGAAG AAGTCTCAAAGTAGGAAAGAGGCTTAATATATTCACCAAGGCTTCTACAGAGCCGGAGGATGCACTGAAAATAG tgTCTTCACCAACAATTTGGGATCTGGAGTTTGCAAAGGAGGTTGCAGCAGTAACTGCACAGCCTCCCCGAAATGGTTTTGAGGAGATGATCCAGTGGACAAAAGAAGGAATACTGTGGGAGTTCCCAATTGACAATGAAGTTG GGATGGAGGATGATGCTGAATTTCATGAACATATCTTTCTGGAGAAACACCTCGAAGGCTTTCCCAGTGAAGGACCTATCCGCCACTTCATGGAACTAGTCATCTGTGGGCTTTCAAAAAACCCATACCTAAGTGTTAAGCAGAAGGTTGAACATATTGAGTGGTTTCAGAAGTATTTCgaggaaaagaaggaacttCTTCAAGAGATTTGA